One window of the Allosaccharopolyspora coralli genome contains the following:
- a CDS encoding ABC transporter substrate-binding protein translates to MFLAVATTCLLFLASGCGLLSGSEADEGGSGTGGLEKSKITVGTMPAIDVAPLHMAIQRGYFKEAGLEVELQPIQGGAAGIPLLANGELDVTFGNWVSFFKAQQEQILDLKIVSDGYQADDGMFLTMTMPGNGVEKVSDLKDGKKKVAVNTRKNLNELSLIAAMQTRGVQPEDVEFVVMPFPDMPAALQRGDVQAASMIEPFISQANQLGAKTLVDTATGPTADIPIAGYAGTQKFVEENPKTAAAFQRVMTRAQTEASQDRAQVENVLPSYAKINEKTAALVRLGVFPTTLEAGRLQRVAELMQANGELPPNFQVEPLLFQAPPEN, encoded by the coding sequence ATGTTTCTCGCTGTTGCGACGACCTGTCTGTTGTTCCTCGCGTCGGGCTGTGGCCTGCTCAGCGGCTCCGAAGCCGACGAGGGCGGTTCCGGGACCGGCGGCCTGGAGAAGTCCAAGATCACCGTCGGCACCATGCCCGCCATCGACGTGGCGCCGCTGCACATGGCCATCCAGCGCGGCTACTTCAAGGAGGCCGGCCTCGAGGTCGAACTCCAGCCCATTCAGGGTGGCGCCGCCGGTATCCCGCTGCTGGCCAACGGCGAACTCGACGTGACCTTCGGCAACTGGGTGTCGTTCTTCAAGGCCCAGCAGGAACAGATCCTCGACCTCAAGATCGTCTCGGACGGCTACCAGGCGGACGACGGCATGTTCCTGACGATGACCATGCCGGGCAACGGCGTCGAGAAGGTCAGCGACCTCAAGGACGGCAAGAAGAAGGTCGCCGTCAACACGCGCAAGAACCTCAACGAACTGAGCCTGATCGCCGCCATGCAGACCCGCGGCGTGCAGCCCGAGGACGTCGAGTTCGTCGTCATGCCGTTCCCGGACATGCCTGCCGCCCTGCAGCGCGGTGACGTCCAGGCCGCCTCGATGATCGAGCCGTTCATCTCCCAGGCCAACCAGCTCGGCGCGAAGACCCTCGTCGACACCGCCACCGGCCCGACCGCCGACATCCCGATCGCCGGCTACGCGGGCACCCAGAAATTCGTCGAGGAGAACCCGAAGACCGCGGCGGCCTTCCAGCGGGTGATGACCCGCGCCCAGACCGAGGCCAGCCAGGACCGCGCCCAGGTCGAGAACGTGCTGCCGTCCTACGCCAAGATCAACGAGAAGACGGCCGCGCTGGTCCGGCTCGGCGTGTTCCCGACCACGCTCGAAGCCGGACGGCTCCAGCGGGTCGCGGAGCTGATGCAGGCCAACGGCGAGCTGCCGCCGAACTTCCAGGTGGAGCCGCTGCTGTTCCAGGCTCCTCCCGAGAACTGA